One segment of Gordonia terrae DNA contains the following:
- a CDS encoding sirohydrochlorin chelatase, protein MTPSLVLVAHGSRDPRFGATARRVRDAVASSLPGVDVVLSYLDLDEPPVGDVLSHIAADPVVVPMLLAAGYHHKVDLPSIIASCRPTARQTDVMGTRSLTGALTDRLLEAGLGPRDGVILSAVGSSDPDADRSVRLRAIELSTRLHRPVEVVFATKLGAGQRAVSTAVRRLRAGGADRIALSPYFLSAGLLTERVESALDALVDDSLVAGPLGTHPEVVDAISSLYRAAVDRRAVPAGHAAS, encoded by the coding sequence GTGACACCGAGTCTCGTCCTCGTCGCACACGGCAGTCGCGACCCGCGCTTCGGCGCGACCGCGCGCCGTGTGCGCGACGCCGTCGCCTCGAGCCTGCCCGGCGTCGACGTGGTGCTCTCCTACCTCGACCTCGACGAGCCACCGGTCGGGGATGTGCTCAGCCACATTGCCGCCGATCCGGTCGTCGTGCCGATGCTGCTCGCGGCGGGATACCACCACAAGGTCGACCTCCCGTCGATCATCGCGTCGTGCCGCCCGACGGCGCGACAGACCGACGTCATGGGCACCCGCTCGTTGACGGGCGCGCTGACCGATCGTCTGCTCGAGGCCGGCCTGGGACCGCGCGACGGGGTCATCCTGTCCGCGGTCGGGTCGTCTGACCCCGACGCCGATCGGTCGGTGCGTCTGCGCGCGATCGAGCTCTCGACACGACTGCACCGGCCCGTCGAGGTGGTCTTCGCGACCAAACTGGGCGCGGGACAGCGTGCGGTGTCCACGGCTGTGCGACGGTTGCGCGCCGGCGGCGCCGACCGAATCGCCCTCAGTCCGTATTTTCTGTCGGCCGGACTGCTCACCGAGCGGGTCGAGTCGGCGCTCGACGCACTGGTCGACGACTCACTCGTCGCCGGCCCGCTCGGCACTCACCCAGAAGTCGTCGACGCGATCAGCTCGCTCTACCGCGCGGCCGTCGACCGACGCGCGGTGCCCGCCGGTCACGCGGCTTCCTGA